The DNA window tatttttaaaaaaaatctacatgcATGGTGCAACACTACTTTTCTGTAGACAGTTCAGAGATCTACAAGTCTTACAGAGAAAGTTTTCGTGTATCTCTTACAGTCTTGGCAACGTTCGCTGAAAAGCGCTCGGACGGCTAGTTTATGACTATGTTGACATAATATGTtgtgcataaaaaatatacacatacacatttcaattttaaaaaaaaggtatgtatatatacgaacAAATATgagatataacaaattaaaaatcatgATTTCGTGAAtagtaataatcataaaattgtGAAGCTGGTCGATAAGCTCTGGTTTTTCTAAAAGTTAGACAGAAAGACATatacaaaagttttaaaaactaatttgtgcgtgttatattcattttctcttttaattaaaaaaaattacatatataaccttcttttgaatataattataactatcgTTCCATATTTGAATATCATGCTAATAAAaaagttcaaaaataattacgtttcaTGAACGCTTACCcaataagaattaaattttatttgttaatataactAAGCCGTAACTCTCTGATTAGTTTAATTCCCTTGACTATTTCATTTTAGTTTGTTTCCGAGCAGTGGTCTGCGGGTTTGTTAGAACTCCGAACGTTACTAGGTTagaatattaactaaaataacaaatacagaTACGAAGTAAATACTCTATATTTGTACCTTACTTTATATTTCTACCTTAGGCGAATGCTTTTGTTTCTTACTACTTTTgagtaaaatgaaaatgaataaatgcatttatttactaactagctgtgcccgcaaccttgtacgcgtttgaatttaacaaaaataaatacaacatttatttattttagcctaagttactcctcattatatcagttatctgcaagtgaaagtcccatcaaaatcggtccagccgttccagagattagccggaacaaacggacagatagatagaaatgttattttggtatatgtaccgtgtatacatacacattatgtattgagtaaaaatgggctattttaatgttacaaacagacactccaattttattatatgtatgtgtagatAAGTAAATGCATGCGAGTCGATGCTTGTTCAAtggagataaaataataatctaccgtacatatgatatttattttccatataCAATTCCCCTTGGGTGATTATATTATCAAACTAGCTTCATTAAATCATGAAAGCGatgaatataatagaaaaatgtaGAACAGTATCTATTCGTGATTCACATAAAAATGAACACATTTAGGTcatgtttacattattataactcGCCTCTTCAAGTTACTATGCTTTGCTGGCCTAGGCACAATTGCTATTGTTGTTTATaagaaagaaaatacttttttttttttttttttttttttttttttttttttttttttttttttttttttttttttttgagggtAGGAGTGTAAATAATAGTCGCAAATTTTTtacatctttaaatttaattaatttaaatagttttaataatataaaaataatttaatgtacctGTGACATTTCCTACAGCTTGGTCTGAGAATAATAATCACTACCACAATTAGAACAAATCCAACACAACAACATGGAATCAATTAAAAGCTCTATAGCGGATCTCACGGAGCACTTTAACTTAAGGATGGCAGAGTTCCAGAGAGACTTGAGAAATGCTGTTCCTGCCTCAAGCCCCGTGTCCAATATCAACAGCCAATTCAATTCGTTCCGCAGTTTTGTAATAGCGGCTCTTGAAAGTTTGCAACTGCAGGTGGAGTTGCTGTCCCAACAATGTGATGTGATGGAGATGCGGTCACGTAGGAAAATACTCCTGGTTCATGGTGTTCCGGAGGACAAACATGAGAATATACCGGCTCATATCTCAAAAGTTTTGGGCGATCACCTTAAACTCCCTGGATTAACAGCTGACTCCATATCCCGTTCCCATCGCCTTGGTCAGCTTGGCAAAGGTAAGCCACGTGCGATTCTGGTGAAATTCAAGGATACTTCGGTTAAAGACAAGGTCTGGGGCGCCAAAAAGAACCTTAAAGGCACCGGTATCACCATATCTGAATTTCTAACCAAACGTCGCCATGAAGTGTTTTTAGCAGCCCGGCAGCGATTTGGGATATCTAGATGCTGGACTGATAATGGTGTAGTGGTGGTGATGGGGTCCGACCAGTCGAAGCATCGTGTTCACACAAAACAGGAACTGGATGCCATCCCCAGTGACAGTGACAGTGTGGTTCAAGGCCCTTCTGCTGCGACTATTGTCTCAAATGCAGTTAAGGATAGCAAAACAACTTATTTGCGATCTAAAAGGAtcgttaagaaataatttatcctTATTATCTTGTACTGTTTTTGATTTTTCTAttgattatttaacatttaacgtCTTCCTTTCGCGAGTACTTGTATCAACttcgtttctttctttttattgtcttgtttttgtttatttcaatgttcAGTTTAGTTTTATCACGtagtaaaactaatataatttaacaaatcagGTAGTAAGCAATTTTgtgttgtaaaatgtaaacaactAAACACTGTCACGTTGACATCTTGACAAGTGCATTCATACTGCGTTCCGTTATTGCTTTGAGATATAAATGTCATAACGaatgtttatcataatttatctgcattattttttctttatctcaATACTAGTATAGTTTACTTATtgcattcattatatattatttttgttactataaatatgttactttttgttcttttccttttttatatttttcttttttattttattttttacaattttgtttcttttgttgtaacgtgttttatttttacttgatacTATCTATTAGTTTACAAcggttttgaatttgttttttacctTTTAAGTGATTTTCTTTCTCTCAGACCGCTGGTGGGTTGGTTTCTGCCtttattggtttattattattataacttatttactatttattataagttatttatatataaattttcttattttattattgtattttatatatatctattataaaactatcataatgtcattaaataatagtatatctAGTAGCCATTTTTTGTCTTGCTCATCAAATGAAGATCTGTCAGTTGAGGATGAGGATAGTTTCCACAGTACATCTTCCCTCCCTTTAAACGTCGTCCTTAATTCTTGTTTCTCAGATTCAATGAAGAATTTCAACGTTATTCACATTAATGCACAGAGTATTCCGGCCCATTATCCCGATATGCTTGCGTCATTTGAATCTCGTAATATCCACGCGATTCTCATCTCCGAATCCTGGTTAAAGCCATGTTTACCATCTACATCTTACTGCTTACCAGGGTTTACACTGATACGTAACGACCGCATTGGTAAAGGTGGGGGTGGAGTCGCGATCTACCTTCGTTCTTATATTCCCTTTACTATTGTTAGCTCGTCGACTCAGCCTCCTCCAACTAATGCTGCTGAACACTTACTCATCGAAATAACTCTTTCTCTCACCAAAATTCTTCTCGGCGTATTTTATATTCCCTCTCtacatattgattatttttctgcattcgaaagtttattaattaatttgtctccCTTATACAGTCATACCATAattatgggtgactttaatacATGTCTCCTTAAAGGTGACAACCGATGCAGAAAGCTAAACTCTGTAATTGAAGCGTGCAACCTACACATTTTGCTTCTCTCGGCCACTCATAACCCCCCTAACTGTGTCCCTTCACTTCTTGATCTTATTATAGTGTCATCTCCAGATTTTGTCCTCACGCACGGCCAATTTGAGGCTGATGCTTTTTCGAATCATGATCTgatttttgtttcatacaaaGTTCGTCCTCCTAAAGCAAAATCGAGAATACTTCTGCGGCGTAGTTTTGGTGGAATGGATAAAGAACGTCTTACTGAGGATGCTCGCAAAATTAATTGGTCAGCTGTAGTCGATGCCAGCTCAGTCGACTTAAAAGTTGACATGTTTAATTCTTGTCTGACTGGTCTCTATGATAATCATGCTCCGGTTAgacctattaaaattaaacacttaccAGCGCCTTGGCTATCTGAGGAATTAAAAAGTCTAATTGCGAAAAAAGCTATggctaaaagtaaattaaaatctgatgcatgtgacaaaaaccgtattaaatataataaaatccggaatcgctgcaatacatcgTGTAGAGATGCGcaacgacgccacattcataaatcagTCGAAAACGGCGACCCAGCTAAAGTTTGGAAATTCCTCGAATCGTTTGGAATTGGCAAATCATCTCATAATTCTCTTCACCGTAACATTGACATAGAGTCTCTTAATAAGCATTTTTCTTCATCTGACGTTATTGACAACGCAGAAAAAGAGCGGACGTTAAATATTCTTTCTTGTTTGCCAACCTTTGACTATCCACCgtttaatttcattcctttcaccgaatgtgatgttaagaagagcaTAGTGTCCATCTCTTCTAATGCCGTGGGCGACGACGGCGTTGGCCGTAATATGATTGTACCTATCCTTGAAACTATTGCTCCTGTTATTACTCATATCCTTAATGAATCCATCACTTCCTCAAAGTTCCCCGATGCCTGGAAAGTAGCCCGTATTATTCCACTCCCCAAAAAGGCTAATTCTATGAACTACACTGATTTTCGTCCTATCTCCATCCTTCCATTTCTTTCcaaagttttagaaaaactaGTGCTCCAGCAATTAATAACATTCCTAAATAGGCACAGCCTTCTTAATCCACTCCAATCTGGCTTTCGCTCCGGTCATAGTACGGTCACAGCGCTCGTGAAAATTACCGACGACATTAGATTGGGcatggataataaacaacttaCAGTGCTGACATTGTTAgattttagcaatgctttcGGTACTGTCAACTTTGACATCTTATTGAGTTTGCtgcgttctcttaacatatctccatcggtGTTTGGCTGGTTTCAGAGTTATCTTAGAGGCAGAAGGCAACGTGTTCAGGTAGACGAGACATTTTCGTCTTGGTGTGAAGTACGTGCTGGAGTGCCTcagggtggcgtgttgtctcctattctctttactattttcattaattctattactcaaaagatttcttctctctaccacatgtatgcagatgatctccaGCTTTATACCCAGTCAACCTTGGATAACTTGCCCAGCGCTATCGCTGCCATTAATGATGACCTGGTTACAATCAGTGATTGGAGCAAGTGTTATGGTTTAAAGATCAATCCATCAAAATCACAggccattattattggcagtGCTGCTATGATTTCAAGAGTTGACTGGAGAAACATTCCTAcgattatattagataattgtACTATACCATATAGTTCTACGTTAAAAAATCTCGGTATACATCTAGATTCTACACTTTCATGGTCACATCAGTTAAATGTAGTCAGCAGGAAAATGTTTTCGGCGATGGGCTCTCTACGACGTCTCCGTTCCTTTCTTCCTATTTCCACCAAGACTATGTTAGCACATTCTCTACTTCTATCTATTCTCGATTATGCAGACGCAAGCTATCTAGATTTAAATGaggaccaattaaataaacttgagcgtcttcaaaatctagctatacggttcatatttggcttacgcaaatatgaccatgtctctgaatttcgtactcagctcaagtggttacctattcgttttcgccggaatctacatattgtttgtcttctgtactgtgtgttattcAATCCTCACTcacctatttatttgaaagaaaaatttaaatttttgaagtctCGCAATGTTATTGACGGACACAACATGAACTTACGTTCatctgaaaatttacttttaaatccacctgtgcagaaaacaattttttccaaaaaatcttttacggctgaggctactcgattgtggaatgccctcccgcttaatatcaaatctgcaacctctttaacattatttaaaactaaagttattaattattacctcacactctcacactgaatggcgactagataccatttgttatttgtatatatctgtatatttatatatttttatgtatgactctatgtatatatgtatgtataaatgtatttatgtacctagctatatgtatgtagtagtttatttatgtattatattatttgtatctatgcatgtagtctattttacaccacctaccatttctctgttggctactactccatatcacctcggttgtctggaagaaatcgctttaaagcgataagaccgccggttgtaccatctatttttttttttatgtgttcttacttatctgtttaatttgtggtgtacaataaagtgtttaaaaaaaaaaaaaaaaaaaagtaactaattgTTTGCACATGTCATgtccaaaattaaaatttgcaaTAGCAAGCACTGTGATATAGACAACACCGGTTTGGAATGTATCAACTCATCAGAAACGACGGAAAACTTAAATTGTTACTCTGTTCcaacatttgaaatataaacttGGGTCAgttgaatgaaattaaataataatgaataaatattggacaacgtcatatacattactctgatcccaatgttcgtagctaaagcacttgtgaaatggaaaatcagaagtagcgacggtaccacaaacagccagacccaagacaacatataaaattaatgaaattttactacatcgactcggccgggaatcgaacccgggacttataagcggcgtacccatgaaaaccggtgtacagattactcgaccacggaggtcgtcaatttaaatttaatctatacCGCCACGCTTTTTAtcgatacatttttataatcataacatCTAAATGTGCCGACAGAACAAAGATATCGTAATTTTCGAGAAGCTGACTGGAACCGGTTatctaatttaatgttattacgaGGCTTTAAGTaccagtgtaataataatattaaacgtaaCTTAGTGAAAAGAAGCTCCAAGAATGGTACAAcagtagtataaaataaagtcgcttgcCGGTTTCCGTCTCTATGTacctatgcttagatctttaaaattaagcaacgaattctgatgcggttttttatagAGTGATTCAGGAGGAaggttttttctatataatac is part of the Vanessa cardui chromosome 14, ilVanCard2.1, whole genome shotgun sequence genome and encodes:
- the LOC124535389 gene encoding uncharacterized protein LOC124535389, with the protein product MESIKSSIADLTEHFNLRMAEFQRDLRNAVPASSPVSNINSQFNSFRSFVIAALESLQLQVELLSQQCDVMEMRSRRKILLVHGVPEDKHENIPAHISKVLGDHLKLPGLTADSISRSHRLGQLGKGKPRAILVKFKDTSVKDKVWGAKKNLKGTGITISEFLTKRRHEVFLAARQRFGISRCWTDNGVVVVMGSDQSKHRVHTKQELDAIPSDSDSVVQGPSAATIVSNAVKDSKTTYLRSKRIVKK